In Thermovirga sp., the genomic window AGTCATCTTCGACGTGGACGACCGAGATCTGATAGCGGCGCTGGACGAATCCAACGAATCGGTCGTCGCCGTCCGGGGAGTGTCCTTCACCGTCAAACCCGGGGAGGTTTTCATCGTCATGGGCTTCTCCGGGAGCGGCAAATCGACGCTCATCCGGTGCCTGTTGAGGCTGGTCGAGATCTCCTGGGGCGAGGTCTGGATAAACGGCCAGGACGTCACGGCCATGAACATGAAGGAACTCACCGAGTTTCGGCGGAACCAGGTAGCCATGGTCTTTCAGCACTACGGCCTTCTTCCCCACAAGACCGTCCTGGAGAACGCGGCCTTTGGCCTTAAACTGCGGGGCGTACCGAAAAAGGAACGCCACGAAAGAGCCTTTGAGAGCTTGAAGGTGGTCGGCCTCCAGGATTGGGTCGATTACTACCCGGCCTCGCTGAGCGGAGGCATGCTCCAGAGGGTCGGTATCGCCCGGGCCCATGTGGCCGA contains:
- a CDS encoding betaine/proline/choline family ABC transporter ATP-binding protein (Members of the family are the ATP-binding subunit of ABC transporters for substrates such as betaine, L-proline or other amino acids, choline, carnitine, etc. The substrate specificity is best determined from the substrate-binding subunit, rather than this subunit, as it interacts with the permease subunit and not with substrate directly.), coding for MNNIIEVKDLWEVYSDKEVIFDVDDRDLIAALDESNESVVAVRGVSFTVKPGEVFIVMGFSGSGKSTLIRCLLRLVEISWGEVWINGQDVTAMNMKELTEFRRNQVAMVFQHYGLLPHKTVLENAAFGLKLRGVPKKERHERAFESLKVVGLQDWVDYYPASLSGGMLQRVGIARAHVADTPLLLMDEPFSGLDPLIRREMQDELMRIQQEYRKTIFFVTHDLDEAMRLGDRMAVMRDGEIVQIGRPEEVFARPADNYVARFVQDKRDEIRRADEQMAAMAASQAKKAGIDDVS